In Leopardus geoffroyi isolate Oge1 chromosome B4, O.geoffroyi_Oge1_pat1.0, whole genome shotgun sequence, the DNA window TTTACCAGGATGTTGAAAAGCATATtgctttctattcatttttataagaaatactcAAATCCTGGAGATACCAGCtcaaaactaatatatatttatatttatatttatatttatatttatatttatatttatatttatatttatatttatatttatatatatgtgtgtgtgtgtatatgtaaaacaatatgtgtgtgtgtgtgtgtatatatatatatatatatatatatatatatatatatatgtaaaacaaagtTTGATAGCTGAGGAAAAACTATAGAACTATGAAGCCAATGCAAACATTAGAGTTTTTAAActccagttttaaaatatgaaaatatgcacTAAAGAGACATAAATGGAAAATTTAGGGGGAGAAATCTTTATCTGAAGAATGAAAGTCTTAAATGGAAGCTGAAGGGGTGAATATTTCATGGTGTAAACTGTATGAATTAAGACCCAATGGCACCAcagcttttataaaataaaagtgtcaataatcttgaaaaaaaagcGTTTGATGCAATGTAGTAATTTTAGCATGGATATAATTAAACAGTCACAGAGTGAGTTgaaggaaactaatacaaagtTTATAGATGATACCTTGGTAAAAAAGCTGCTTTTCACAAACATTTTAACCtttgtagaaaataaagagataCATAAGAGTgttggaaatttatttaaaatttgtggtACATTCATAAAGCTATTGAAATATAGGtaaatttttgaaataacttaCAAAAATGAAGAGGTATTTAAAATTTGGAGTTACACAAATAAAATAGAttgaaattaaatagaattaagtGCATTTATatcatagaaatgtaaaaatatttataatatattttaatataaaaagtttgTGAAAATTATTCAAATATGTAAATTCCTTGACCTCCAGTTTCAATATCTTATTGACAGATTCttcaagaaagcaaaacagataCCAAGAAAAATACAACTATTTATCTGTTTGACAGCTAAAGCAAGGAAGAGATGTCAGTTAATAGTTTGGCCAGCATGGAAGGTAATAACATAAACAAAGAGGTGACAGTTTCATGGTATGCATGacttcattcattaaaaaaaaaaaaaactgttctaattcaaaaaaaaatcctcaatgtTAAATACTAGGACATATAAAATTTACAAGATGAAACCCAAATATGACAGAAGATAGCTTTGAATATGTAGTCAAATgataacatatatgtatttatacaacaATGTCTCACCATTGACTATAAATGTAGGATTGTTAGTTTTGATAGCTATCCCattaaaaagacaacaatccTAGGccagggtacctgagtggctcagtgggttaagcatccaacttcagcccagggcatgatcttgtggttggtgagtttgactccagcatcaggctctgtgctgacagctcagagtctggagcctgcttcagattccatgtctccctctctctctgcccctcccccgttcatgctctgtctctctctctgtcccaaaaataaataaacgttgaaaaaaaaatttaaaaaaaaataaataaataaataaacaaacattttaaaaatctggaaaaaaagacaacagtCCCTGACTTCAACAAACTTACTTTCTCACCATAAGTGCTAAGATGGAAGTAACAATTATGTGTTATGGGAGCACAAATAAGGGTCAATTAACACAGAGTTTAGAAGACTTCTCAGTAGAAGTGATGCTGCAAGTGAAAATCACAAATAAGTAGTTGAACCTGAGTAGTTTTAGAGGCTGGGAAGTAAAGACAAAGTGTAGAAGGAGAAAGGTGGGGAGCGGAGGGTAGATAGATAATCAACGTAAAGTGCTTATCACAAGACCTATCACATAGTAAATTCTCAGTAAATATAATCTATTCTTCTTACGATAAGGAATGCAGAGAAAGATGAGTTACACAGAGCATAATCCCACTTAGGATTTTGTGGTTTTGAGTTCATGTCACATGAATTATATACAGGAGTACAAAAAATAGCTGATACACATAAAGCTCATACCATGCATCAgactttattataaatttattatctcttcTAATCACTTTAACTGTATATGGTAGAtactctttttttgttatttgtttatttttgagagacagagcaagcagtggagggacagagagagagagagtgaggatcccaagcagactccacactgtcagctcagagcccaacatggggctccaatttatgaactgtgagatcatgacctgagctgaaatcaagtgttggttGCCTAaacaactgagctgcccaggcactccATGGTAGATACTcttattatctcaattttataaAGAACTAAAGGCCTGAGAAGTTGGGAaaattgtccaaggtcatacagaCATAGACAGGAAAGGCAGATATTGAATGATAGAGATCTTGCTACATACAGAAGGTGTGCTCTTAATCAGCATGATGCTGCCACTACAGCTAAGGAAGAGAGTAAAGACAGGTGTGTGAAGagtatatttagtatttttatttttttaatatttgtttatttttgagagagcacaagcgggggaggggcagagagagagggagacacagaatcagaagcactccaggctctgagctgtcaacacagagcccaatgcggggctcaaactcacaaactgtgagatcatgacctgatcagaagtcagacgcttaactgactgagccacccaggcaccccagtattttaaatttgattttgaacTTAGTGATAATGATAACAAGGCATTAGAGTGTTTGCCATACTTAACTAAGCAgaccaaaatatgttttttttttttccagctgtatATCATTGGGCCAAACGTTTCTTCACATGTAGCAAATAAATTGTGCATTAAAATATTCTCTGTATCATGTATCCAGTGGACACTGAGTGTAAATTTTATACTACCAGAGAAACATAAGAGTCAGAGGAGTGACCCAACAACGTGTAATATGCatgttaaaacacaaaacaaaacagacatatgCTTGGTTATTGTGGCAACAAGCCACAGATGGATCAGCAATGCCTGATGGAACCGCGATTGGTtgttatacatttaaattttatcatgAGCAAATCCTCAAGAAAAGacataaagcaaattttaaatttattcacttttgaaataaagaagaaatgtcagACATAAGAGGAAATCATAGTTTTGTTCACCTACAATATGGGTCATATCTAATTACATGAGAAAATCCATTCTTGGCTACAGATTGAAActgtaaaagaaagcaaaatgaggtggcagaataatttttttaatgtttaaaaatctatcacaaaactgacaaaataaaataaaataaataaaataaaataaaggattggGGAGCCAGAGTATTAGCAATATCAGTTACTAATTTATAGAAGAAATGACATGTTAATTAGTATGCTCTGATAGTCACTGTTTATTCCCATCTAGCTTTGATCCCACtctattcaaataaaatatctctaaatTTTACATGAATTGAATGAAATTCAGTAGTCAATGATGAAAAATCATACAGTAACAATCTTCATCCTATTGGGCCTGACAGATGACCCTCAACTTCAAATTccaatttttatgtttctatttctcaCTTACATATTGAGTATAACTGGGAATCTGACCATCATATCCCTCACTTTAGTAGACTCTCACCTTAAAAcacccatgtactttttcctacAGAATTTTGCCTTATTAGAAATTTCTTTTACATCTGCTTGTATCCCTAGATATTTATACAACATAGCAACAGGTGACAGGtcaattacatataatatttgtGTTATTCAAGTGTTTTTTACCGATGTTTTTGGAGTAACAGAATTTTTTCTCCTGGCTGCCATGTCttatgaccgctatgtggccatctgcaaaccccTGCAGTATGTAACCATCATGAACAACAGAGTGTGCAAGAGGCTTGTCCTCTGCTGTTGGATGGCTGGCTTGTTGATCATACTCCCACCACTAACTTTGTTCCTCAATTTGAAATTCTGTGATTCAAATgtcattgattattttttctgtgaTGCATCTCCAATCTTGAAGATTTCATGTTCAGACACATGGCTCATAGAGCAGTTGGTTATTGTCTGTGCTGTGCTGACCTTCATTCTGACCCTTGTGTGTGTTCTTCAATCTTACATTTCTATCATCAAGACCATTCTACAATTCCCCTCTACCCAACAAAGGAAAAGAGCCTTTTCCACCTGTTCTTCTCACATGATTGTGGTTTCCATCACCTATGGAAGTTGTATCTTCATCTATGTCAATCCTTCAGCAAAGGAATCAGTGACTATTAATAAGGGTGTGACAGTGCTAATGACGTCCATAGCTCCCATGTTGAACCCATTCATTTACACTCTGAGAAACAAGCAAGTGAGACAAGCTTTCAgtgattctttcaaaaaaattgcaTTGGTGTcgaaaaataagagaatattcaagcccagaaataaaataacaagctAAGCATAAACCATTAAGCTCTAaatctgtttgtctctttttttttttaagttaatgaggggtttttttgttttttcaagtttttttgaaattcaggttagttaacatagagtttAGTAATGATTTTAGgagaatttagggattcatcacttacatacaacacctagtgctcatcacaagtgccctccttaatacccatctcccctccagcaaatCTCAGTTTGCTCTCTTACagttaagaggctcttatggttttcctccctctctgcttttatcttacttttccttcccttcccctatgtttatctgttttgtttcttaaattccacatatgagagaaatcatatggtatttgtctttctctgactgacttatttcgcttagaaTACACTCTAGTAATCTGATCTCTATTTAGGTTAACTTTCTCACACATATAATACACCCAAAATTAATACCTTTCATCACATGAATTTACTCCTTTAACCTCCTTCCCCTCAAACAAACCCCTTTCAGCGCAATATCCCAATCAGATAACATGATGataattttctattaaatgtAAGCCTGACTTTACTTCTAATCTCACAAACAAAattgaaatgtagaaaaataaaacaagtgcaAACCAAACAAGGAGATACATAGcttatcttctattttcttggaCTTGTAAAAAATAGTTGATTTTAAGTGTTCTCCCAATCTTCCAATCTAAATGCTGCTGGAAACTTCAattgattacattaaaatttattgcGCACCTAGTTCTTGGCAGGCCAAGTTCTAGGGAGGAATTTTTATTTGGTAATATCCCTGAATGTATTTAGCTCACTAATAATCCtatattactaatttttaagGCACCAATGGGaggtggtgggcagggggatggttTAAATgagtgataggtattaaggagggcacttgctgtgataagccctgggtgttgtatgtcagtgatgaatcactaaattctacacctgaaactaagattacACTGTaatttaactaactggaatttaaataaaaacttgaaaaagaaaaaaaagtactggcaaaaaaaaataatatataattgaaaagtaaagaaaaccaaaataaatacacatccaaataaatgtgttttaaatggaAGTAGAATTTTATATCTAGGATCCTGGagttatttatacacacacacacacacacacacacacacacacacacacacacacgaaatgctgaaaatttaaaagtaaaagattcATAGATTACACAGAATACATATGTTAAAAGTTAGGAAAAGCGCTTTTCTAAAAGGATATGAAACTATAAGTGCAATGTCAAATGGTAATTGCAGTTGagggattaaagaaaaatactcaaTTGCttaaatataatatgaatatcAAACTCAAAATGTAGCTAAATTAACCATTAAGTTTAGCATATCATGGAAACAATTCCATaagaaatccagaaaacaaaCCATCAAtatacctgaaaaacaaagagaattgaAAAGGAAGTACAAATGAAAAGCTgcaattaaaataatagttaaattttTTCTATGAAGTAAATGGCATATAGATTAGAACACCAGAAAATGTAcatcaatttttcttaaaagagctCATAAAACTACTAAGTAAATTTTCATATTGATAAGTTTTCTGCTGGCTTTCTGGCATCCAGGCCTAACGGCCATCCTTTTGGATTCTCTCCTGGTATCTCTAGGACATGGCACTTACAGTtgcctctctttaaaaattaaaaaaaaaagaaagaaagaaagctctctCCCTTATTCTTCCCTTCTACTTCCATTTTTCATGTAAGTCAATTTAAATGTCTTCCACTTACATGCtgtttctctcccaccacaaaaACATACAAACCAAGTCTACCTTACCTGCTGCTTTGACCTCAACTTTCTCTTCTATAGCACCAATTtcactaaaattttgtttatactGTGTATCTAAAAATCACCTATAAAGGCACTTTATTTTTATGCACACTTTATTACATATAAAACCTAGTAAATAAAAGATATTGAATACATTACGTTCAAATATACTGAATGAAAAAGCCTcacaactgaaaaaaatgttacttcttGAAAAGAACTGCTGATTTCTGgcataaaaaaatcatatgggTAAAATATGctacacatttttaaaggactttaaaACAAGATTTAACTACCCTGCtacatttgatttctattttaagacatgacaaaaattaacaaaagttgTTGTTTACTGGGAGATCAATTTAGGCTAACTTCACCTATACTACAATAtaaatctgtctgtctgtctgtgagTTTactttaatacacacacacatattttttcaaTGGATAATCTTTGAAAGAACACTGGAGCtggtttttaatctttgtttcatTGGTAAATTGAGATTTGAGATGTGAGAATATTAAGTAATGTTAATAAGAGTTGAAGCCAGGGTTCGGTCCTTTGTAATGTTATTATAGGTCTGTAACGTCTATATGTTATGGCACTGCCTCTTCAGGATTGTACACATAATAATCAAAATTACATCAAGGAACatcaagaaaatttattttctctaaaacagCCAATGTTTAGACCAAGGAAGTGgaagaaaatctaaacaaatacaggttgaatattttataactggatgGAATTACTCaaaatcaaaaatattatttgatataatttatGATGCTAAAAATTTCAATTACTTATTGAAATGGCACATTGTATCCACTATCTtgcaaaaatgtataatttttacaatatgtaattgaattttaaaaaaagctaatagtttaatatatagtaataaagaaGAGGCAAATGTCCCTTAAAATGCAATTCGagacttccagggaagatggcagaataggaggatcctaagctcaccCCACCCCATGGACACACTTAGATAACAGCCACATCAGTACAAatacccagaaaatgacctgaacactggcagaacagactctccacactTAATGGTAGGGAAGAGGCCATATCAAAAATGGTAGGAAGGGAAGACACTCAGTCAGGAACCAAACTGACCACAAGACTGTCTGtgggagagaaggacacacaAGCTTATAGAAGGGACAGGGCAGACCCCACGCCATGTATTCCAGGCATGGGGGACCTACAAtaggaagatgaatccccataacatttggctttgaaaatcagagggTCATAACTTCATGAGTTTTTATAATCAATGGGGATTACCgcttggaactttaaaaatcagcaggcttggctctgggagagcaggagggcaatAGGAAACTGAGCCTCTGCCATTAAAGAGACAGAATAACAAACAGCCCCACTGAGATACAGCATAAAAGTGGCAGTTTCAAAAATGTCTGGGGTGAAGTACAAAGAGATTTAATTACTAATCTTGGAATATGTGCTGGAAGGGCAGGGATCTTTAGGAGTCTTCTCCAAAAACAGGAGTGGGCAGGCACTGTTTCCCTTGCCCACCCATCACAGATACCTGCAGAAACCAGTACAAACACCCTGTACTAGCTTGCTAACAGCATGCCTCACCCTTAAGTTTTCCTACAATCTTCCCCCTCCAACATGACTTTGGCAAGAGTTCAACAAAGCAGATCCAGGCCTTCTCCCACAGCAGACCAGCATAAACCTTGCTAACACCATGTACCACACCCTTGCATTCTCCTCAAGACCTGAAGTCCATCCAAAGTGAACCCACAAGTGTGACACTGTGCAAGTAGCTCCAACAGTGGCCATCACCATTCTAAAGTGACTCCTgcccagggaagaggggaagatgaccacacacaccagtccaaCTGTGGCCCATCAAAGGGTTAGGGGAAGACATCTGGTATGACTGCAGGCCAGGCCCACCAATGACAGCccctcaggggacaacacagggaggACATCCTGCAGTTTGGTGTGACCACAACTCTGGAAAATTCCTGGTCTGACCCAACTAAAGTCCAAGGTGATCACAGACTGGCATATTAACAATATAGGGACCAAATCTCATCCACAGCAGACAAAGCGAGCCATTTCAGATGACTAGACTGAAGGCAAATGTGGCTCAGCCAGAACAATAGGGCA includes these proteins:
- the LOC123591851 gene encoding olfactory receptor 6C2-like, which translates into the protein MMKNHTVTIFILLGLTDDPQLQIPIFMFLFLTYILSITGNLTIISLTLVDSHLKTPMYFFLQNFALLEISFTSACIPRYLYNIATGDRSITYNICVIQVFFTDVFGVTEFFLLAAMSYDRYVAICKPLQYVTIMNNRVCKRLVLCCWMAGLLIILPPLTLFLNLKFCDSNVIDYFFCDASPILKISCSDTWLIEQLVIVCAVLTFILTLVCVLQSYISIIKTILQFPSTQQRKRAFSTCSSHMIVVSITYGSCIFIYVNPSAKESVTINKGVTVLMTSIAPMLNPFIYTLRNKQVRQAFSDSFKKIALVSKNKRIFKPRNKITS